The nucleotide sequence TAGCTGTGTTTGATACATTAAGAGACCACTCCTTGTATGCCAAAAGGTCCAAATGTTCATTTGGGCATCCTAAGATTGAATACCTAGGTCATATTATCAATAGAGATGGAGTATCTACTGATCCTGCTAAGATCAAGGCTATGTTGGAGTGGCCTACTCCTAAGTCCTTGAAGGCTCTTAGTGGATTTTTAGGGCTGACAGGTTATTACAGGAAATATGTGTCTGGTTATGGTGCAATTTGCGTACCTCTTACAGACTTGCTAAAAAATGCCTTTAATTGGAATGAAGAAGCTGATATAGCATTTAAAGCTCTCAAAACTGCTATGTCCTCAACACCTGTACTTATATTGCTCGACTTTGCCAAGGAATTTGTTGTGGAAACAGATGCTAGTCATTATGGTATTGGTGTTGTACTCATGCAGGAAGGCTAACCAGTGGCATACTTCAGTAAAGTGTTAGCTCCAAAGCACAAGGGTAAATCTATATATGAAAAAGAGTATATGGCCTTGTTGAATGCAGTGGACAAATGGAGGTACTACCTCCAGTTCAAACACTTTGTGATCAGGACTGATCATCATAGTTTGAAGTATTTGATAAAGCAAAGAGTTACCTCAGCCTTACAACAGAAGGGGCTTACTAAATTGTTGGGACTTGATTATGAGATCCAATACAAGAAGGGTGCTGAGAGTAAGGTTGCTGATGCCCAGAAGATCAAGGAAAGCTGTTGGTTATGAGTGTGATGATTCCAACTTGGATGCAAGAGGTCACTAATAGCAATTCTGAGGATCCTCGGGTGCAAGAAATAATTGCGCAAGTCACTATGGATTTGCAAGGTCCTAGTTTATGGCATTATACTTCTGGAGTTTTGAGAAGAAAAGGAAAGGTTTACACTGGAGATACTGGAGGCTTAAGACGCCATTTATTGACTACATTCCATGCTTCTCCAATGGGGGGTCATTCAAGGCAGCTAGGCACCCTCAAGAAACTGTCTCAACTCTTTTATTGTCCTAACATGAAACAGATGGTCAATGATTTTGTTGCAGGTTGTGAAGTGTGTCAAAGAAATAAAGATGATA is from Capsicum annuum cultivar UCD-10X-F1 chromosome 5, UCD10Xv1.1, whole genome shotgun sequence and encodes:
- the LOC107872230 gene encoding uncharacterized mitochondrial protein AtMg00860-like, translated to MSAGDNRTHELVDDAILKVLDQYPDVFKEPMTLTPVRSLDHAIPLKSGDVPEHVDHLIAVFDTLRDHSLYAKRSKCSFGHPKIEYLGHIINRDGVSTDPAKIKAMLEWPTPKSLKALSGFLGLTGYYRKYVSGYGAICVPLTDLLKNAFNWNEEADIAFKALKTAMSSTPVLILLDFAKEFVVETDASHYVDKWRYYLQFKHFVIRTDHHSLKYLIKQRVTSALQQKGLTKLLGLDYEIQYKKGAESKVADAQKIKESCWL